The following coding sequences are from one Candidatus Kinetoplastibacterium galatii TCC219 window:
- a CDS encoding Rne/Rng family ribonuclease, whose amino-acid sequence MKRMLFNATHQEELRVAIVDGQKLIDIDIETAGREQRKGNIYKGVITRVEPGLEACFINYGEDKHGFLPFKEITKSYFKEGVDIKGARIQDVITEGLELIVQVEKEERGNKGAALTTFISLAGRYLVLMPNNPRGGGVSRRIEGEERQELRETMEQLTVPEGMSIIARTAGIGRTLNELQWDLSYLLQLWSAIDKASSENQSPVLIYLESSLVIRAIRDYFSPNISEILIDNDDIVKQVTAFMSIVMPDNIQRVKHYQSDVPLFSRFQIEHQIETAYSRMIQLPSGGSIVIDHTEALVAIDVNSAKSTRGADIEETALRTNQEAADEVARQLRLRDLGGLIVIDFIDMDDSKNQRSVEQRLKESLRVDRARVQMGKISKFGLIELSRQRLRPALNEDSHKTCPRCTGTGVIRDTESSALQILRLIQEEAMKEGTYIIHAQVPVDVATYLLNEKRNDINNIENQQKIKLILIPNKYLETPNYNIERLKQDDQKLEENKTSFRLIDAPIDNIIFNNSDSEDKVRPEAIVKTATPSQPAPKPTTKRGINKIKVNSIFKKIISWIWKNNTKNSDNIENISNTENNRLVKNDRKNKYKNKQQNRIPQNRKQTSNNEINSIQNNNKTEFQTNHVNKQSDILNEDKTINPIVNNKKDYIKNKRINFNDQSVVLNEEKISKQITQDSSIINSEISSISIPEKSERKYANRRRHNKKNRDFNSSLIKTTEKIDNSFSEHINTDDSINQDKDLEKNKLNNNPEINIAKTIDDNDSQLLKLKLPSIASDKTDNLPLEDKIKTFRKISDNNQGMHLGILKMVETKPQVNVEEDIAPIKLGRKPYISNHDIENNRKILIQVETKNKNKNTHYLL is encoded by the coding sequence ATGAAAAGAATGTTATTTAATGCAACGCATCAAGAAGAACTTCGCGTTGCTATTGTTGATGGACAAAAACTTATAGATATTGATATAGAAACAGCTGGTCGCGAACAACGTAAAGGCAATATATACAAAGGAGTCATTACAAGAGTAGAACCTGGATTAGAAGCATGCTTTATCAATTATGGAGAAGACAAACATGGATTTCTTCCCTTTAAAGAAATAACTAAGAGTTATTTCAAAGAAGGAGTTGATATTAAAGGAGCAAGGATACAGGATGTTATAACAGAAGGTCTAGAATTAATAGTACAAGTAGAAAAAGAGGAACGGGGTAATAAAGGAGCTGCACTTACTACTTTCATTTCTTTAGCAGGAAGATATCTGGTTCTTATGCCTAATAATCCGAGAGGTGGTGGAGTATCTCGTAGAATAGAAGGAGAGGAACGTCAAGAGTTACGAGAAACCATGGAACAATTAACTGTTCCTGAAGGAATGAGCATTATAGCTCGTACTGCTGGAATTGGACGTACTTTAAATGAGCTTCAGTGGGACTTGTCTTATTTATTACAACTATGGAGCGCGATAGATAAGGCATCATCAGAAAATCAATCTCCAGTACTTATTTATCTAGAGTCAAGTCTAGTAATAAGGGCAATTCGTGATTATTTCTCTCCTAACATTAGTGAAATTTTAATAGATAATGATGATATTGTAAAACAAGTAACTGCGTTCATGAGTATAGTAATGCCTGACAATATTCAACGCGTAAAACATTATCAATCTGATGTGCCATTATTTTCAAGATTTCAAATAGAACATCAAATAGAGACCGCATATTCTCGTATGATACAACTGCCATCCGGAGGATCAATAGTTATTGATCATACAGAAGCACTGGTTGCGATAGATGTAAATTCTGCAAAATCCACGAGAGGTGCTGATATTGAAGAAACAGCACTGCGAACTAATCAGGAAGCAGCAGATGAAGTAGCTAGGCAATTAAGACTACGTGATCTTGGAGGACTTATTGTTATAGATTTTATTGATATGGATGATTCAAAAAATCAAAGATCAGTAGAGCAAAGGTTAAAAGAATCCTTAAGGGTAGATAGAGCTAGAGTACAAATGGGCAAGATATCAAAATTTGGCTTAATAGAGCTATCTCGTCAAAGATTACGTCCAGCATTAAATGAAGATTCTCATAAAACGTGTCCAAGATGTACAGGAACTGGAGTAATTAGAGATACAGAATCAAGTGCATTACAAATACTACGTTTGATTCAAGAAGAAGCAATGAAAGAAGGAACTTATATCATACATGCGCAAGTTCCTGTAGATGTAGCTACTTATTTGCTTAATGAAAAACGTAATGATATAAACAACATAGAGAATCAACAAAAAATCAAACTAATATTAATACCAAATAAATATTTAGAAACACCAAATTATAATATTGAAAGACTAAAACAAGATGATCAAAAGCTTGAGGAAAACAAGACAAGCTTTAGACTGATAGATGCACCTATTGATAACATTATATTTAATAACTCTGACTCAGAAGATAAAGTACGTCCAGAGGCTATAGTAAAAACAGCTACTCCTTCTCAGCCAGCACCTAAACCAACAACTAAAAGAGGTATAAATAAAATTAAGGTAAATAGTATCTTTAAAAAAATAATATCTTGGATATGGAAAAATAACACAAAAAATAGCGACAATATTGAGAATATATCAAATACAGAAAATAATAGGCTAGTAAAGAATGATAGGAAAAACAAATATAAAAACAAACAACAAAATAGAATTCCACAAAATCGAAAACAAACCTCAAATAACGAAATCAATAGTATACAAAATAATAATAAAACAGAATTTCAGACAAATCATGTGAATAAACAATCAGATATTTTGAATGAAGATAAAACTATAAATCCAATAGTCAATAACAAGAAAGATTACATAAAAAATAAAAGAATTAATTTCAATGATCAATCTGTTGTACTAAACGAAGAAAAGATATCTAAGCAAATCACACAAGATAGCTCTATTATAAACTCAGAGATTAGTAGTATTTCAATACCAGAAAAAAGTGAACGTAAGTATGCTAACCGTAGACGTCATAATAAGAAGAATCGTGATTTTAACAGTTCTTTAATAAAAACTACAGAGAAAATAGATAATTCCTTTTCTGAACATATAAATACAGATGATAGTATAAATCAAGATAAGGATTTAGAGAAAAACAAGTTAAACAATAATCCTGAAATTAATATTGCAAAAACAATAGATGATAATGATAGTCAGTTATTGAAATTAAAATTACCAAGTATTGCATCAGATAAAACAGATAATCTTCCACTGGAAGATAAAATTAAAACTTTTAGAAAAATATCCGATAATAATCAAGGAATGCATTTAGGTATCTTGAAAATGGTAGAAACAAAACCTCAGGTTAATGTAGAAGAAGACATTGCACCTATAAAATTAGGAAGAAAACCATATATAAGTAATCATGATATAGAAAATAATAGAAAAATCTTAATACAGGTAGAAACAAAAAATAAAAATAAAAACACCCATTATTTACTATAA
- the accD gene encoding acetyl-CoA carboxylase, carboxyltransferase subunit beta: MSWLGKLLPRINKSNDSGTRRVPEGLWVKCCSCESVLYSDDLVDSLQVCPKCDYHMRVCARTRVNYMLDAENRVEISSNIRSVDVLKFKDKKKYTDRLSEAIKSTGESDALIVFSGFMFGIPVVLACFEFEFMGGSMGSVVGERFKDAVQHSINNNIPFVCVSASGGARMQESLFSLMQMAKTNAMLTLLSSSRLPFISILTDPTMGGVSASFAFMGDVVIAEPKALIGFAGPRVIEQTVREKLPDGFQRSEFLLQKGAIDMVVDRRHLKRKIADILSVLMPYHK, translated from the coding sequence ATGAGCTGGCTGGGTAAGCTTTTACCACGAATAAATAAATCTAATGATAGTGGCACTAGGCGTGTTCCTGAGGGGCTATGGGTTAAGTGTTGCTCTTGTGAGTCTGTTCTGTATAGTGATGATTTAGTTGATAGTCTGCAAGTTTGTCCAAAATGTGATTATCACATGAGGGTATGCGCTAGAACTCGTGTCAATTATATGTTAGATGCTGAAAACAGAGTTGAGATATCTTCTAACATTAGATCAGTTGATGTATTAAAATTTAAAGATAAAAAAAAATACACTGATAGGCTAAGTGAGGCTATTAAATCTACAGGTGAATCTGATGCACTGATTGTTTTTAGTGGTTTTATGTTTGGTATTCCTGTTGTTTTGGCTTGTTTTGAATTTGAGTTTATGGGTGGGTCCATGGGATCTGTTGTAGGAGAGAGGTTTAAGGATGCTGTTCAGCATTCTATAAATAACAATATACCTTTTGTGTGTGTATCAGCATCTGGTGGTGCTCGCATGCAAGAGAGCTTATTCTCCTTGATGCAAATGGCTAAGACTAATGCTATGTTGACACTACTTTCATCTTCTAGGTTGCCATTTATTAGTATATTAACAGATCCTACTATGGGTGGGGTATCCGCTAGTTTTGCTTTTATGGGAGATGTTGTGATTGCAGAGCCAAAAGCTTTAATAGGTTTTGCAGGACCAAGAGTAATAGAGCAAACAGTTCGTGAGAAACTTCCAGATGGGTTTCAAAGGTCTGAATTTCTACTGCAAAAAGGGGCAATAGATATGGTTGTCGATAGAAGGCATTTAAAAAGGAAGATTGCCGACATATTGTCGGTCTTAATGCCTTATCATAAATAA
- the trpA gene encoding tryptophan synthase subunit alpha translates to MKINRIKNAFSRVRDSGRKAALIPYVTVGDPSISVTVPLMHSLVKSGADIIELGIPFSDPMADGPVIQRSSERAISRNVSIMDVLNFVEKFRNDDIETPIVLMGYANPIECIGQENFVNLAKKSGVDGVLVVDSPPEESVYFSGLLEKNNMHQIFLLSPTSTEERINSIAKIASGYIYYVSLKGVTGSSSLDASDVNRRLEIIRKYIKIPVGVGFGVRDADTAKKISVSADAIVIGSRIIELMEQAYNCANDREKDAYAIEAAVNFISTISDALR, encoded by the coding sequence ATGAAAATAAATCGAATTAAGAACGCATTTTCTAGAGTGAGAGATAGTGGTCGCAAGGCTGCTTTGATTCCTTATGTTACTGTTGGTGATCCATCTATTAGTGTAACTGTGCCATTAATGCATTCTTTAGTTAAATCTGGTGCAGATATTATAGAGTTAGGTATACCATTTTCAGATCCAATGGCAGATGGTCCTGTTATACAAAGATCTTCAGAGAGGGCGATATCTAGAAATGTTAGTATAATGGATGTCTTGAATTTTGTGGAAAAATTCCGCAATGATGATATTGAAACTCCAATTGTATTAATGGGGTATGCAAATCCTATTGAATGTATAGGGCAGGAAAATTTCGTCAACTTAGCTAAGAAAAGTGGTGTTGATGGCGTCCTTGTGGTTGATTCTCCACCTGAAGAGTCTGTTTATTTTTCTGGACTGTTAGAGAAAAATAATATGCATCAAATTTTCTTGTTATCTCCTACTTCGACAGAGGAAAGAATCAATTCTATTGCTAAAATAGCTAGTGGTTATATATATTATGTTTCTCTTAAAGGAGTTACTGGTTCTAGTAGCTTGGATGCAAGTGATGTTAATAGACGTTTAGAAATAATTCGTAAATATATAAAGATACCGGTTGGTGTAGGTTTCGGTGTTAGAGATGCAGATACAGCAAAGAAAATTTCTGTTTCAGCTGATGCTATAGTTATTGGTAGTAGAATTATAGAATTAATGGAGCAAGCATACAATTGTGCAAATGATAGAGAAAAAGATGCTTATGCTATAGAAGCTGCTGTAAACTTTATATCTACAATTAGTGATGCATTGAGGTAG
- a CDS encoding RluA family pseudouridine synthase produces the protein MKNLTITEDLYGQRLDNFLLKICKGVPKSHIYKMIRTKCIKVNNKKVDANYKLQLSDIVSIFQLKIPTSNDIQNNKILPREFSVAYEDDYLLVIDKPSGVAVHGGSGISFGVIEQVREFYKNNNFLELVHRLDRDTSGLLVIAKKRSALLAMHSMLRDRLIYKKYIALVNGRWLNKRQHIKFCLSKWLTKSGERRVRVDPNGQEAHTAVNLIKNYGDSYSLVEVDLYSGRTHQIRVHLSSVGFPIVGDTKYGIDLSNCDKKINFKRLLLHAHSLKFTHPNTGKETKIVSKLPSDYSNIISKLSDMNY, from the coding sequence GTGAAAAATTTAACTATTACAGAAGATCTTTATGGGCAAAGACTGGACAATTTTTTATTAAAAATCTGTAAAGGTGTACCTAAAAGCCATATTTACAAAATGATACGTACCAAGTGCATAAAAGTAAACAATAAAAAAGTTGATGCAAACTATAAATTGCAATTGTCAGATATTGTGTCTATTTTTCAACTTAAAATACCTACTAGTAACGATATACAAAACAATAAAATATTACCAAGGGAATTTTCAGTAGCTTATGAGGATGATTATTTGTTGGTTATAGATAAGCCATCAGGTGTAGCTGTTCATGGTGGTAGTGGAATATCATTTGGTGTTATAGAACAAGTAAGAGAATTTTATAAAAATAATAATTTTCTAGAATTAGTTCATAGATTGGATCGTGATACATCTGGATTGCTCGTTATAGCTAAAAAACGTAGTGCGTTACTAGCAATGCATTCAATGTTAAGAGATAGATTAATTTATAAGAAATATATTGCTTTAGTTAACGGAAGGTGGCTAAATAAGCGCCAACATATTAAGTTTTGCTTATCCAAATGGCTAACAAAGTCTGGGGAAAGACGCGTTAGGGTTGATCCAAATGGTCAGGAAGCTCATACCGCAGTAAATTTGATAAAAAATTATGGTGATAGTTATAGCCTGGTTGAAGTTGATCTATATAGTGGTAGAACTCATCAAATACGAGTGCATCTGTCTTCTGTAGGTTTCCCTATTGTTGGAGACACAAAATATGGTATTGATTTATCAAATTGTGATAAGAAAATAAATTTTAAAAGATTATTATTGCACGCACATAGTTTAAAATTTACACATCCAAATACTGGCAAAGAGACTAAGATAGTGTCGAAATTACCAAGTGATTACAGTAACATAATATCAAAACTAAGTGACATGAACTATTAA